One Spodoptera frugiperda isolate SF20-4 chromosome 30, AGI-APGP_CSIRO_Sfru_2.0, whole genome shotgun sequence genomic window carries:
- the LOC118269930 gene encoding neogenin — protein sequence MTAGPIKRDNIGWNKFKCIVLLYLVFCLPCVIKAQSRAPRIKEHPADTIVGRSEPATLRCVSEGKPKPSIQWYKDGSPLAPTDHPHRVLLEDGLLFLRVMRGKKENDEGVYWCVARNSVGEAVSKNATLTIAVLRDDFRVEPRDVKVASGEPATLECSAPKGVPDPGVHWTKDGQTLDVEVNGRIMIVNGGDLRILESLPGDSGVYRCVASNVAGERQSRPATLLVLRRPHFLVKPNNITALIGQNVEFHCQASPESDVSVTWSRDNGSLSPYAIIRRGSLRIDRVVATDAGIYTCRAESQAGSSAASATLTVHSLPHFTRVPSDQTAWEGEAISFQCEADGTPPPVVFWTMEGSQELVFPKSAHGTGSLYLDRVTTQHAGRLTCVAVSAAGSAMHTATLQVLRREANSFNGDLESSSPYPELTKHQSHPPMTQYELVQARRYLQQDVLALRRVEGLSATTVKIVWDVLTDYNEYLEGVKIWFNGTSMNRQYVLEEDYQHFNLSYKESLADFRRYENFSMTTVHNSGSSSHILTGLLPYAQYDVFLMPFYKLLLGKPSNMKSGFTEEDVPTEPPQSVTAGVINATSAWIRWDPPPPHTWNGELSGYLIEVRVGGSTGGRVVGQMSLGARTRAAAASSLRAGGRYSARAAAVTRRGHGPFSAPAQIHMLPTQTQRHYVQTEPSTDKAIVSMFQETWLLALCLTLLVLVLVGTGVIVYIRRKQTKQRKSQNTTGTAIVNAQQCLLGKEAVWLRERPMFEGSNEPRIEILNCHQSLLHGGHSIGTMAMEAEYSLPQHTNVMNPIPEESQMMRHQPEPYASSAIYTELNYQDHTDAEDSCMKCAVSPGSYDNSMVRSYGESNQYSNEECSTCCRSSSSTLTKDYSEMTKCGNDDEMQDMSIEDCPSCKTNHSRSSSHHDGNKDWAMAEVEYDYPQWHWLGRENTFRQPNPEVRYATEGRSDQDCRMNLCDILPPPPYERESPYREMHAFTNHSGTSGCSGHTYRS from the exons GGTTATGcgaggaaagaaagaaaatgacGAGGGGGTGTACTGGTGCGTCGCACGCAACTCAGTCGGCGAGGCGGTCAGTAAGAACGCCACACTCACAATCGCTG ttctacGTGACGACTTCAGAGTTGAACCACGAGATGTGAAAGTAGCCAGTGGTGAACCAGCCACGCTAGAATGCTCCGCTCCTAAAGGCGTCCCCGACCCGGGCGTGCACTGGACGAAGGACGGACAAACTTTAGATGTAGAAGTTAACGGGAG AATTATGATAGTGAATGGTGGTGATCTCAGAATATTAGAAAGTCTTCCAGGAGACAGTGGTGTATATAGATGTGTGGCTTCCAATGTAGCTGGAGAAAGACAATCCCGTCCTGCGACATTACTCGTATTACGCAGACCACATTTTCTTGTGAAACCTAATAACATAACGGCATTGATAGGCCAGAACGTTGAGTTTCATTGTCAG GCATCACCAGAATCAGACGTGTCAGTAACGTGGTCGCGAGACAATGGCTCATTATCGCCATACGCAATCATTCGTCGAGGATCTCTGAGAATAGATCGTGTTGTTGCTACTGATGCCGGAATTTATACATGTAGAGCTGAAAGCCAAGCCGGGAGTAGTGCCGCATCGGCTACATTGACTGTTCATT CATTACCTCATTTCACCCGAGTGCCTTCTGATCAAACTGCGTGGGAAGGAGAGGCTATATCATTTCAGTGTGAAGCTGATGGTACACCGCCTCCTGTAGTGTTTTGGACTATGGAAGGGTCTCAg GAATTGGTGTTCCCAAAATCAGCCCACGGTACTGGGTCCTTATATTTAGATAGAGTAACTACTCAACATGCTGGTAGATTAACGTGTGTTGCTGTTAGTGCAGCTGGAAGTGCAATGCATACTGCAACATTACAA GTACTACGAAGAGAAGCTAATTCATTTAATGGAGATTTAGAGTCTTCTTCTCCATATCCCGAGTTGACGAAACATCAAAGTCATCCCCCAATGACGCAGTATGAATTAGTACAAGCTCGTCGGTATTTACAGCAAGACGTTTTAGCTTTGAGGAGAGTTGAAGGACTATCTGCTACTACAGTCAAAATCGTTTGGGAT gtattgACAGATTACAACGAATATTTAGAAGGAGTAAAAATATGGTTCAACGGTACTTCAATGAACCGACAATACGTTTTAGAAGAAGACTATCAGCATTTCAATCTATCATACAAAGAGAGTTTAGCTGATTTTAGAAGATATGAAAACTTTTCAATGACGACTGTACACAATAGTGGTTCATCTAGTCATATTTTAACTGGTCTATTGCCGTACGCTCAATATGATGTCTTTTTAATGCCATTTTACAAATTGCTGTTGGGTAAACCGTCTAATATGAAAAGTGGTTTTACTGAAGAAGATG TACCGACGGAGCCACCGCAAAGCGTCACGGCGGGAGTGATAAATGCGACGTCAGCGTGGATTCGGTGGGATCCACCGCCCCCGCACACATGGAACGGCGAACTTTCCGGTTATTTG attgaAGTTCGAGTAGGTGGTAGTACTGGAGGTCGTGTGGTTGGTCAGATGTCGTTAGGTGCTCGTACGCGAGCTGCTGCAGCGAGTTCACTGCGCGCTGGTGGTCGGTACAGTGCGCGCGCGGCGGCTGTTACACGACGTGGACACGGCCCATTTAGCGCGCCTGCTCAAATACACATGCTGCCTACACAAACACAAAGACATTACGTACA AACTGAACCATCGACGGACAAGGCGATAGTGTCAATGTTCCAGGAAACTTGGCTGCTGGCATTATGTCTAACTTTGTTAGTGTTAGTACTAGTCGGCACTGGAGTCATTGTTTATATACGGAGAAAGCAGACTAAGCAAAGGAAAAGTCAGAACACAACCG GAACCGCTATTGTCAATGCTCAACAATGTCTATTGGGTAAAGAAGCTGTTTGGTTAAGAGAAAGGCCAATGTTTGAAGGATCAAACGAACCTAGGATAGAAATTTTAAATTGCCACCAAAGTCTTTTACACG GTGGTCACTCAATAGGTACTATGGCTATGGAAGCAGAGTATAGTCTACCGCaacatactaatgttatgaatccGATACCAGAGGAAAGTCAAATGATGAGACACCAACCAGAGCCTTATGCATCGAGTGCCATTTACACGGAGTTAAATTATcag GATCACACTGATGCAGAAGACTCGTGTATGAAATGCGCTGTTAGTCCAGGTTCATACGACAACAGCATGGTTAGATCCTATGGAGAAAGTAACCAATACTCAAATGAAGAATGCTCTACATGCTGTCGAAGTAGCAGTTCCACTCTCACAAAGGACTACAGTGAAATGACAAAATGTGGGAATGATGACGAAATGCAAGACATGTCCATAGAAGACTGCCCATCGTGTAAAACAAATCATTCTAGATCTTCGAGCCATCATGATGGGAACAAAGATTGGGCTATGGCTGAAGTAGAATATGATTATCCTCAGTGGCATTGGTTGGGAAGAGAGAATACTTTTAGGCAACCCAATCCAGAAGTGAGGTATGCTACTGAAGGCAGGAGTGACCAGGATTGCAGGATGAACTTATGTGATATTCTTCCACCGCCGCCTTATGAACG GGAATCGCCATATCGAGAAATGCACGCATTTACAAATCACTCAGGGACATCAGGTTGTTCAGGCCATACTTATAGAAGTTAA